One Numenius arquata chromosome 13, bNumArq3.hap1.1, whole genome shotgun sequence genomic region harbors:
- the GPATCH1 gene encoding G patch domain-containing protein 1 isoform X2, which yields MAAADCSDSDEEDLVSYGTALQPLQEGERIKKPVPLQEQTVKDAKGRYQRFHGAFTGGFSAGYFNTVGTKEGWTPSAFVSSRQKRADRTIFGPEDFMDEEDLSEFGIAPKDITTTDDFASKAKDRIKEKARQIAGVVAAIPGTTAFDDLIGPSKITVGVELLRKMGWKEGQGIGPRVKRKPRRQKPDPAVKVYGCALPPGLSEGSEDEEDEYQPENVTFAPKDVMPVDLTPKENVHGLGYKGLDPSQALFGVSGREHLNLFTGGSEDTSNLLGDVRHNKGRKLGITGQAFGVGALEEEDDDIYATETLSKYDTVLKDEEPGDGLYGWTAPKQYKSKKRSERDVKYIGKILDGFSLASKSSSPSKVYLPPDLPRNYRPVHYFRPVIAAGNENCRLQKALEESTGKLASDLAQQSRHNLDASQRRERLGEAALKGPSPSVLEYLSEKDRERLKEVKQASEQQMKARTLPHQSCSSRFQPASPDAAAHKWQMLLGGQLANAGSSDFKPFAKNPEKQQRYESFLKSLKQGEKDTLEHYLDPTMTEWERGREQEEFFRAAMFYKSSNSALSSRFTRAKYEDDVDKVEVPRDQENDIDDKETAVKMKMFGKLTRDKFEWHPEKLLCKRFNVPDPYPDSTIVGLPKVKRDKYSVFNFLTVPEPTTSVTQATNEKIQQKTSLNKPKKPSRWDVSDKEKEKKDSISEFISLARSKADAQQQPPVPATEESGTGPSEALPTEVANEDKDQEEESRPSMDLFKAIFVSSSDEKSSSSEEESDEEQQPPTSEIDSETTKQVDLPDNSSSNVQESVAAAADPGVSLLPTSKQEVDAAEEFGPKLPPAFSSGSTWQQGPVVPASFPGPSKKEKHRKNREKHKTKREHKHKKEKKKKHKKQKTRGKHKNKKSEKDSSSDTTDSSDSLSDIDTTGLSPKELLRRLKQLQY from the exons ATGGCGGCAGCGGATTGTAGCGACAGCGACGAGGAGGATTTGGTGAGCTATGGCACCGCGCTGCAGCCCCTGCAGGAGG GTGAACGAATTAAAAAGCCAGTTCCTCTTCAAGAACAGACTGTTAAAGATGCAAAGGGACGATACCAGCGTTTCCATGGAGCATTTACTGGTGGTTTCTCTGCTGGTTACTTTAACACTGTTGGCACAAAGGAAG GGTGGACTCCTTCAGCTTTTGTATCATCACGGCAGAAGAGAGCAGACAGAACCATTTTTGGACCAGAAGACTTCATGGATGAAGAG GATCTTAGTGAATTTGGGATAGCACCAAAAGATATTACAACCACAGATGATTTTGCATCCAAAGCTAAAGACAGAATAAAAGAGAAAGCTAGACAGATTGCAGGAGTAGTTGCTGCCATTCCAGGAACCACTGCATTTGATGATTTAATAGGACCATCAAA AATAACAGTTGGGGTTGAACTGTTACGAAAAATGGGCTGGAAAGAAGGACAAGGAATTGGACCGCGTGTCAAAAGAAAGCCACGCAGGCAGAAACCTG ACCCTGCAGTGAAAGTATATGGTTGTGCGTTACCACCTGGACTGTCTGAGGGTTCTGAG GATGAAGAGGATGAATACCAGCCAGAAAATGTGACGTTTGCACCAAAAGATGTAATGCCAGTAGATTTGACTCCGAAAGAGAATGTCCATGGACTTGGCTATAAGGGTTTGGACCCCTCACAAGCTTTGTTTGGTGTGTCTGGAAGAGAACACCTCAATCTTTTCACAGGTGGTTCTGAAGACACAAGCAATTTACTTGGTGATGTGAGGCacaataaaggaagaaaactagGTATTACGGGTCAG GCTTTTGGTGTAGGAGCTTTAGAGGAGGAAGACGATGATATTTATGCAACTGAAACACTCTCAAAATACGATACAGTTCTAAAAGATGAGGAACCTGGAGACGGCTTGTACGGCTGGACAGCACCTAAGCAGTATAAATCCAAAAAAA GGTCTGAAAGAGATGTTAAATATATCGGCAAAATCTTGGATGGTTTCTCCTTAGCAtcaaaatcatcaagtccaagcaAG GTTTATCTCCCGCCTGACCTGCCACGAAATTACAGACCAGTCCATTACTTCCGGCCTGTGATAGCAGCTGGGAATGAAAACTGCCGTTTACAGAAGGCATTAGAGGAATCGACTGGAAAACTTGCCAGTGATCTGGCACAGCAAAGCAGGCACAATTTGGATGCGTCTCAGAGGAGGGAACGACTGGGAGAGGCTGCTCTGAAAG gtcCGTCTCCTTCTGTTTTGGAATATCTGTctgaaaaagacagagaaagactcAAAGAAGTGAAACAAGCATCTGAACAACAAATGAAAGCAAGAACGTTGCCTCATCAGTCTTGCAGCAGCAGATTCCAGCCAGCCTCCCCAGATGCTGCTGCTCACAAATGGCAGATGTTGTTGGGGGGGCAGTTAGCAAATGCTGGCTCTAGTGACTTCAAACCATTTgcaaaaaatccagaaaaacaacaaagataCGAAAGTTTTCTGAAAAGTCTTAAACAAGGAGAAAAAG ATACATTGGAGCATTATTTAGACCCGACTATGACAGAATGGGAGCGAGGAAGAGAACAAGAGGAGTTCTTCCGTGCAGCCATGTTCTACAAATCCTCAAATTCAGCACTCTCATCCAGGTTTACCCGGGCCAAATATGAAGATGATGTTGACAAAGTGGAAGTTCCTCGGGACCAAGAG AATGATATTGATGATAAGGAAACCGCTGTGAAGATGAAGATGTTTGGCAAACTCACAAGAGACAAGTTTGAATGGCATCCTGAAAAGCTGTTGTGTAAAAGATTTAATGTTCCTGACCCATATCCTGA TTCTACCATTGTTGGGTTACCGAAAGTGAAACGAGACAAGTATTCTGTGTTTAATTTCTTAACTGTGCCTGAGCCCACCACGTCTGTAACTCAagcaacaaatgaaaaaatccaacaaaagaCCAGTCTCAACA AACCAAAGAAACCTTCAAGATGGGATGTGTCAgataaagagaaggagaaaaaagattctATCAGTGAATTCATTAGTCTTGCTAGATCAAAAGCtgatgctcagcagcagccaccagtGCCAGCGACAGAAGAAAGTGGAACTGGGCCGAGTGAAGCTCTTCCCACTGAG GTAGCTAATGAAGATAAGGATCAAGAAGAAGAAAGCAGACCATCTATGGACTTATTTAAGGCTATCTTTGTGAGTTCCTCAGATGAAAAATCGTCTTCCTCTGAAGAAGAGAGTGATGAAGAACAGCAACCACCTACCTCGGAAATAGATTCAGAAACCACCAAGCAAGTTGATCTGCCAGATAATTCTTCATCAAATGTACAAG AGAGCGTGGCTGCTGCAGCTGATCCTGGCGTTTCTTTGCTGCCAACTTCAAAGCAGGAAGTGGATGCAGCAGAGGAATTTGGACCAAAGTTGCCTCCAGCTTTTTCTTCTG GCTCTACTTGGCAACAAGGTCCAGTGGTGCCAGCAAGTTTTCCTGGGCctagtaagaaagaaaaacatagaaagaacagagagaaacacaAGACTAAGAgagaacacaaacacaaaaaggaaaag aaaaagaaacacaagaaacagaaaaccagaggaaaacacaagaataaaaaatcagaaaaagacagCAGCTCAGACACCACAGATAGCAGTGACAGCCTTAGTGATATAGACACCACGGGCTTGTCACCCAAAGAACTTCTTAGAAG aTTAAAACAACTTCAGTATTGA
- the GPATCH1 gene encoding G patch domain-containing protein 1 isoform X1, giving the protein MAAADCSDSDEEDLVSYGTALQPLQEGERIKKPVPLQEQTVKDAKGRYQRFHGAFTGGFSAGYFNTVGTKEGWTPSAFVSSRQKRADRTIFGPEDFMDEEDLSEFGIAPKDITTTDDFASKAKDRIKEKARQIAGVVAAIPGTTAFDDLIGPSKITVGVELLRKMGWKEGQGIGPRVKRKPRRQKPDPAVKVYGCALPPGLSEGSEDEEDEYQPENVTFAPKDVMPVDLTPKENVHGLGYKGLDPSQALFGVSGREHLNLFTGGSEDTSNLLGDVRHNKGRKLGITGQAFGVGALEEEDDDIYATETLSKYDTVLKDEEPGDGLYGWTAPKQYKSKKRSERDVKYIGKILDGFSLASKSSSPSKVYLPPDLPRNYRPVHYFRPVIAAGNENCRLQKALEESTGKLASDLAQQSRHNLDASQRRERLGEAALKGPSPSVLEYLSEKDRERLKEVKQASEQQMKARTLPHQSCSSRFQPASPDAAAHKWQMLLGGQLANAGSSDFKPFAKNPEKQQRYESFLKSLKQGEKVDTLEHYLDPTMTEWERGREQEEFFRAAMFYKSSNSALSSRFTRAKYEDDVDKVEVPRDQENDIDDKETAVKMKMFGKLTRDKFEWHPEKLLCKRFNVPDPYPDSTIVGLPKVKRDKYSVFNFLTVPEPTTSVTQATNEKIQQKTSLNKPKKPSRWDVSDKEKEKKDSISEFISLARSKADAQQQPPVPATEESGTGPSEALPTEVANEDKDQEEESRPSMDLFKAIFVSSSDEKSSSSEEESDEEQQPPTSEIDSETTKQVDLPDNSSSNVQESVAAAADPGVSLLPTSKQEVDAAEEFGPKLPPAFSSGSTWQQGPVVPASFPGPSKKEKHRKNREKHKTKREHKHKKEKKKKHKKQKTRGKHKNKKSEKDSSSDTTDSSDSLSDIDTTGLSPKELLRRLKQLQY; this is encoded by the exons ATGGCGGCAGCGGATTGTAGCGACAGCGACGAGGAGGATTTGGTGAGCTATGGCACCGCGCTGCAGCCCCTGCAGGAGG GTGAACGAATTAAAAAGCCAGTTCCTCTTCAAGAACAGACTGTTAAAGATGCAAAGGGACGATACCAGCGTTTCCATGGAGCATTTACTGGTGGTTTCTCTGCTGGTTACTTTAACACTGTTGGCACAAAGGAAG GGTGGACTCCTTCAGCTTTTGTATCATCACGGCAGAAGAGAGCAGACAGAACCATTTTTGGACCAGAAGACTTCATGGATGAAGAG GATCTTAGTGAATTTGGGATAGCACCAAAAGATATTACAACCACAGATGATTTTGCATCCAAAGCTAAAGACAGAATAAAAGAGAAAGCTAGACAGATTGCAGGAGTAGTTGCTGCCATTCCAGGAACCACTGCATTTGATGATTTAATAGGACCATCAAA AATAACAGTTGGGGTTGAACTGTTACGAAAAATGGGCTGGAAAGAAGGACAAGGAATTGGACCGCGTGTCAAAAGAAAGCCACGCAGGCAGAAACCTG ACCCTGCAGTGAAAGTATATGGTTGTGCGTTACCACCTGGACTGTCTGAGGGTTCTGAG GATGAAGAGGATGAATACCAGCCAGAAAATGTGACGTTTGCACCAAAAGATGTAATGCCAGTAGATTTGACTCCGAAAGAGAATGTCCATGGACTTGGCTATAAGGGTTTGGACCCCTCACAAGCTTTGTTTGGTGTGTCTGGAAGAGAACACCTCAATCTTTTCACAGGTGGTTCTGAAGACACAAGCAATTTACTTGGTGATGTGAGGCacaataaaggaagaaaactagGTATTACGGGTCAG GCTTTTGGTGTAGGAGCTTTAGAGGAGGAAGACGATGATATTTATGCAACTGAAACACTCTCAAAATACGATACAGTTCTAAAAGATGAGGAACCTGGAGACGGCTTGTACGGCTGGACAGCACCTAAGCAGTATAAATCCAAAAAAA GGTCTGAAAGAGATGTTAAATATATCGGCAAAATCTTGGATGGTTTCTCCTTAGCAtcaaaatcatcaagtccaagcaAG GTTTATCTCCCGCCTGACCTGCCACGAAATTACAGACCAGTCCATTACTTCCGGCCTGTGATAGCAGCTGGGAATGAAAACTGCCGTTTACAGAAGGCATTAGAGGAATCGACTGGAAAACTTGCCAGTGATCTGGCACAGCAAAGCAGGCACAATTTGGATGCGTCTCAGAGGAGGGAACGACTGGGAGAGGCTGCTCTGAAAG gtcCGTCTCCTTCTGTTTTGGAATATCTGTctgaaaaagacagagaaagactcAAAGAAGTGAAACAAGCATCTGAACAACAAATGAAAGCAAGAACGTTGCCTCATCAGTCTTGCAGCAGCAGATTCCAGCCAGCCTCCCCAGATGCTGCTGCTCACAAATGGCAGATGTTGTTGGGGGGGCAGTTAGCAAATGCTGGCTCTAGTGACTTCAAACCATTTgcaaaaaatccagaaaaacaacaaagataCGAAAGTTTTCTGAAAAGTCTTAAACAAGGAGAAAAAG TAGATACATTGGAGCATTATTTAGACCCGACTATGACAGAATGGGAGCGAGGAAGAGAACAAGAGGAGTTCTTCCGTGCAGCCATGTTCTACAAATCCTCAAATTCAGCACTCTCATCCAGGTTTACCCGGGCCAAATATGAAGATGATGTTGACAAAGTGGAAGTTCCTCGGGACCAAGAG AATGATATTGATGATAAGGAAACCGCTGTGAAGATGAAGATGTTTGGCAAACTCACAAGAGACAAGTTTGAATGGCATCCTGAAAAGCTGTTGTGTAAAAGATTTAATGTTCCTGACCCATATCCTGA TTCTACCATTGTTGGGTTACCGAAAGTGAAACGAGACAAGTATTCTGTGTTTAATTTCTTAACTGTGCCTGAGCCCACCACGTCTGTAACTCAagcaacaaatgaaaaaatccaacaaaagaCCAGTCTCAACA AACCAAAGAAACCTTCAAGATGGGATGTGTCAgataaagagaaggagaaaaaagattctATCAGTGAATTCATTAGTCTTGCTAGATCAAAAGCtgatgctcagcagcagccaccagtGCCAGCGACAGAAGAAAGTGGAACTGGGCCGAGTGAAGCTCTTCCCACTGAG GTAGCTAATGAAGATAAGGATCAAGAAGAAGAAAGCAGACCATCTATGGACTTATTTAAGGCTATCTTTGTGAGTTCCTCAGATGAAAAATCGTCTTCCTCTGAAGAAGAGAGTGATGAAGAACAGCAACCACCTACCTCGGAAATAGATTCAGAAACCACCAAGCAAGTTGATCTGCCAGATAATTCTTCATCAAATGTACAAG AGAGCGTGGCTGCTGCAGCTGATCCTGGCGTTTCTTTGCTGCCAACTTCAAAGCAGGAAGTGGATGCAGCAGAGGAATTTGGACCAAAGTTGCCTCCAGCTTTTTCTTCTG GCTCTACTTGGCAACAAGGTCCAGTGGTGCCAGCAAGTTTTCCTGGGCctagtaagaaagaaaaacatagaaagaacagagagaaacacaAGACTAAGAgagaacacaaacacaaaaaggaaaag aaaaagaaacacaagaaacagaaaaccagaggaaaacacaagaataaaaaatcagaaaaagacagCAGCTCAGACACCACAGATAGCAGTGACAGCCTTAGTGATATAGACACCACGGGCTTGTCACCCAAAGAACTTCTTAGAAG aTTAAAACAACTTCAGTATTGA